Within the Amycolatopsis solani genome, the region CACGTTGCGCCGGGCGGAGCTGGAAGCGTCGCTGGCGGAAGGCGCGGCACGGCTCGCGCAGGTCGAGGCCCGGCTGCGGACGATCGACGCGCCCGACGTCGTGATCAAGCAGCTGCCGGCCATGCGGGTGGTCGAGCTGACCGGGCTCGCGGCGGGGTTCGCGCCGGAGTCGATCGGCCCGGTCGTCCGCCCGCTGTGCGCGGAGCTGGGCCGCCGGCTGTCCACTGCGGACGTCACCCCGGCCGGCCGGCTGACGTGCTACTACGAGCAACGCGCGGAGGACGAGGTCGTGGTCCACGCGGCCCTCCCGGCGTCGATCGGCCCGGGCGACCTGAACGGCCTGGCGGTGGCGGACCTCCCGGCCACCCGCGCGGCGACGCTCGTCCACCGCGGCGCGATCGACGGGGTGCTGCCGAGCTGGCAGGCGGTGGTGCGGTGGATCGCCGACCACGGTTTCACTTCGGCGGGGGCGCAGCGGGAGCTGTACCTGGACTGCCCGGCGGATCCGGCGGGCTGGGTGACGGAGCTGCAGGAGCCGGTCGGCTAGGCCGGGTGGTGGGCGTGGTCGCCTGCCGGGATCTCGCGGTCCACGTGCTCCGCGTGGTGCAGTGCCTGGGCCAGCAGGCCGCGGACGTGGTTGTCCGCCGCCGAATAGTAAACGAACGTGCCCTCTCGGCGGCCCTTCACCAGACCCGCCAGGCGCAGCTTCGCCAGGTGCTGGCTGACCGCCGTCGGGGCCGCGCCCGCCAGTTCGGCCAGGCAGGCCACCGAGGACTCGCCCTGCAGCAGGGCCCACAGCACCTTGATGCGGGTCGGGTCGGCGAGCAGGCGGAACGACTCCGCGGCCAGGTGGACCTGCTCTTCGGTGGGCATGTCGAACTCCGGCAGCGACGCGTGCATGGCGCTTACCCTACTACTTGCGTATCTGCGTGCTTACGCAGATAGACTCAGACCATGACCGGACATGGCCACGGCCACCGCCATTCGCGGTGGCGCCCGCACAGCCACGACAGCACCGACCGCCTCGACCACGCTCTCGAGACGAGCCGGCGCGGGGTGCGCACGCTCGTGTGGTCCTTCGTCGCGCTGTTCGTCACCGCCGTCGCGCAGCTCGGGCTCGTGCTGGTCACCGGGTCGGTGGCGCTGCTCGGCGACACCATCCACAACTTCGCCGACGCGCTGACCGCCGTGCCGCTCGGCATCGCGTTCCTGCTCGGGCGCCGGGCCGCGACCCGGCGCTACACCTACGGCCTCGGGCGGGCCGAGGACCTGGCCGGCGTAGTGGTCGTGCTGGTCGTCGCCGCTTCCGCGGCCATCGCCGGGTACGAATCCGTCGTGCGGCTGCTGCACCCCGCGCCGGTCGCGCACCCGTGGGTGGTCGCCGCGGCCGGGGTGGTCGGGTTCGCCGGCAACGAGCTCGTCGCGCGCTACCGGATCAAGGTCGGGCGCGAGATCGGGTCCGCCGCACTGGTCGCCGACGGGCTGCACGCGCGCACGGACGGCTTCACCTCGCTCGCGGTCGTCGCGGGCGCGGCCGGCGTCGCGCTCGGGGTCCCGATCGCGGACCCGATCGTCGGGCTCGGGATCACCGTCGCGATCCTGTTCGTCCTGCGCGACGCGGCGAAGGAGGTGTTCCGGCGGCTGCTCGACGCCGTCGACCCGGCGTCGGTCGAGCTGGCCGAACGCACCGCTCTCGACGTCGAGGGCGTGCTCGGCGCCCGGGACCTGCGGATGCGGTGGATCGGCCACCACCTGCGCGCCGAACTGGCGGTGACGGTGGCGGCGGACCTGACCGTCGAGGCCGCCCACGCGCTCGCGCACCGGGTGGAACACCGGCTGGTGCACACGATCCCGCGGCTGACCGCGGTGGTCGTCCACACCGAACCGAGCGCGGGAGCGGACCGGGCGCACGAGGCCGTCGCCCACTAGGCGACGGGCTGCTCCGCCGGTTCGGGCTTCGGGCTGAGTACCCCGGCGAACAACGCCGCCAGCACGCACAGGATCACCGGCAGCGCGAACGTCACGTTCAGCGGCAGCCAATGGGTCAAGCCGCCGATCACCGCCGGGCCGGCCAGGAGGCCGACGTAGCCGAGGCCGACCACCCGGGCCATCAGCGCGCCGGACGCGCGGGTGTCGAGGTTGCCCGCCGCCGTGAACAGCTGCGGGACGCCGCCCGAGAGGCCGAGGCCGAACAGCGCCCAGCCGACCAGGGACACCGGCACCCACGGGGCCGCCGCGGCGATCGTCAGGCCCACCGCGGCGAGCGCGGCGCCGTAGCGGACGATCGCCGCCGGGCCCGCCCAGGCCGCGACGCGGTCGGTGAGGAACCGGCCGGTCGTCATCGCCACCGCGAAGGCGCCGTACGCGAACGCCGCCGTCGAGGCCGACGTGCCGAGCACCTTTTCCATGTGCAGCGCGGCCCAGTCGTTCGCCACGCCCTCGGACAGCATCAGCGCGAGCGCCAGCAGGCCGAGCAGCCAGACCACGCGGCCCGGGGTGCGGCGGCGGGCCGGCGCGGCTTCCGGCTCCGCCGAAACGGCGGCGGGCGCGTCGGACGGCTCCATCAGGAACCGCGCGGACACCAGGGAAAGCACGACGCACAGCAGGCCGGTGCCGGTGAGCGTGACGCCGGTGGGCACGCCCGCGCCGAGCGTCGCGGCGCCGATGACCGCGGCGATCGCGCCGCCGATCGACCACATCGCGTGGAAGGCCGCCATGATCGGACGCGGGTAGGCGCGCTCGACCACGACCGCGTGCGCGTTCATCCCGACGTCGATGGCGCCGTTGCCGAACCCGAACAGCGCGAGGCCGAGACCGAGCGTCCACCAGGAGTCCGCGAACCCGGGCGCGCAGAGCGCGAGGCCGAGGAACACCCCCGCGGCCGGCACGAGCCGCCGGTGGCCGAGCTTGTCGACGAGCGGGCCGGCCACCTGCATGCCGGCGAAGGCGGCGCCCCCGAGCACCAGCAGCAGCGCGCCCAGGGTGCTGTGCGAGATGCCGGTCGCGCGCTCGACGTTCGGGATGTGCACCACCCACATGCCCATCCCGAACCCGTTGACGCCGAAGAACATGAAGGTCGCGAACCGGGCGGCACGCGGGCGGGGCGGGGCGGTCGTCATCGGCTCTCCGTGGTGGTGGGGACGGCGACGTGCACCAGCACGCCGCGTTCGGTCAGCGCCGCGCGCTGGTCTTCGGGGGCGCCCGGGTCGGTGATCACGACGTCCGGGCGCTCGGCGGGGCAGACGTGGGCGAGGGCGGCGCGGCCCCACTTGGCGCCGTCGGCGAGCACGATCGCCCGCGCCGACACCGCCAGTGCCTGCCGCTTGACTTCCGCGTCGGCGAGGTCGAAGGCCGTCAGCCCCTCGTCGAGGCCGAACGCGCAGGGGCTCAGCACCGCCACGTCGAACCGCAGCGCCCGCAGCGAAGCCAGCGTCAGCGGGCCGACCAGCGCCTGCTCCCCCGGCCGCGGTTCGCCGCCGGGCAGCAGCAGACGGACGTCGGGCGCGTCGGCCAGTTCGCGAGCCGCGTGCAGGGACAGCGGCATCACCGTCACCGGCCGGTCGCGCAGCAGGCGCGCCAGTTCCAGCGCCGTCGTGCCGCTGTCGAGGACGACCGTCTCGCCGTCGCGGATCAGCTCCGCCGCCGCGGCCGCGATGGCCCGCTTCGCCGCGACGGCCGCCGTGGCGCGGGCCGCGAACGGCGGCTCGACGCCGGACGGCGACGCCGGGACCGCGCCGCCGTGCACCCGGCGCAGCACGCCGCGCGAAGCCAAGTTGTCCAGGTCACGGCGCACGGTCATTTCCGACGCGCCGGTCGCCGCGGCCAGCTCGGCGACACCCACCTGGTCGGCGTCGCGCAGCCGCGCCACGATCACCTGCTGCCGTTCCGCGCTCTTCACCCCGCGATGGTCGCAACCCCTGCGCATTCGCACAACCGATTTGTTCGGACGCTCACGTCTTTTGTGCGAAAGAGCGCTGCGGCATGATGGTGCCGTGCACGCCGCCGAGACCACCGTGACCCCGTGACCGGGGGCTACCTGAAGGGCCGGATCCGCCGCGAGGACATCATCACGGCGGCCGCCGCGGCGTACGGCGAACTCGGCTACCACGGCTCGTCCCTGCGCGAGATCGCCAAGCGCGTCGGCATCTCGCACGCCGGCCTCCTCTACCACTTCCCCACCAAGGAAGCCCTGCTCGCCGCCGTGCTCGAACGCCGGGACGCCGACGACTCCGAGCGCGAGCAGCTGCAGGTGCCGGCCGGGCTCGAAGTCCTGCGCCACTTCGTCGCCCTCGCCGAGCACAACGTCCGCCACCCCGGGATCGTCGACCTCTACTCCCGGCTGGCGGCCGAAGCGGTCGCGCCGGACCACCCCGCGCACGACTACTTCCAGCGCCACTACCGGGCCGCCCGCGCCAGCGTGCACGAGTCGTTCGAGGTCCTCGCGGCGCGCGGCCAGCTGCGGGCGGGCGCCGAACCCGCGCTGGCCGCGCTGACGTTCATCGCGCTGATGGACGGCCTCCAGGTGCAGTGGCTGACCGTGCCCGGCGACGTGGACCTGGTCGGCTCGCTGCGCTTCTACCTGCGGAACCTGCTCACCGTCCCGTTCTAGAGGGTCTTCGCGTACGGGTCCCAGCCCGGTGGCAGTGCCGGCGGGACCTCGACCGTGCTCGCGACTTCGACGGTCTGCCCGCGCGTCAAGGACTCCTCGATCGACAGCATCGCGTCGAGCACGTGGTAGGCCAGCTCGCCGGACGCGCGTTCGGGGACGCCGGCCCGGATCGCCCGTGCCAGCTCCAGCGCCCCGGTCCCGCGTGACGCCGGGTGCCCGGACGGCGCGAGCTCTTCGGGTTCGTCGTGCCCGATCAGGTGCAGCACGGTCGAGCCGTCGAACCGGTTGGGGTCGGGCAGGACGGCGGTGCCGAGCGTGCCGGTCAGCTCGACCACCCCGGCCCGCTTGAGCGCCGAGTCGAAGCTCAGCACCAGCTGGGCGGACCCGCGCTCGAACTCGACGAGCGCGGTGACCGTCGTCGGCACCAGCACCGGGAACTCCGTCCCCGCGCGCGGCCCGGACCCGACGACGCGGGTGTCGCGCGCCCGCCCGCCGGCGCCGGTGACGCGCCGGACCGGGCCGAGCAGGTGCACCAGCGCCGTCAGGTAGTACGGGCCCATGTCGAGCAGCGGCCCGCCGCCCGGCTGGTAGTAGAACTCCGGTGCCGGGTGCCACAGTTCCGGGCCCGCCACCTGGAACAGCGCCAGCGCGGTCAGGGGACGGCCGATGCGGCCGCCGTCGAGGGCCTGGCGCGCGGTCTGCAGCCCGGCGCCGAGCACGGTGTCGGGCGCGCTGGCGACGCGCAGGTTCTTCTCCCGTGCGCGATCGAGGAGCTTGCGGCCGGTCTGCCGGTCCAGCGCGAGGGGTTTCTCCGCCCAGACGTGCTTGCCCGCTTCGAGGGCGGCCAGCCCGACCTCGACGTGCGCGACCGGGACGGTCAGGTTGACCACGAGCTCGACGTCCGGGTCGTCGAGCAGCTCCGCGACCGTGCCCGACCGGGGCACGCCGTACTCGGCCGCGCGGGCCGCCGCGCGCTCGGTGTCGAGGTCGGCGATCCGCAGCACGCGGACGTCCGGGAAGCTCGTGAGGTTTTCGAGGTAGGTGCCGCTGATGACGCCGGCGCCGACGAACCCGACGCCGACCGGCCCGCCGGTCACCGGCCGGCCAGGAACGCGTGGCTGGCGGCGACGGCCTCGAAGAGGTCGCCGTCGTAGGCGTCGAACTCGATCACGCGCAGGGCGTCCGGCGCGGCGGCCAGCACCTCGGCGATCGGCACCCGGCCCTGGCCGGCGGGGACCTGGCCGGTGGCGTCGGTGGCGAGGCCGCCGTCCTTGACGTGGATCGCGCGGACCCGGTCGCCGAGGCGTCGCAGCAGGGCCGGGGCGTCCTCGCCGCCCGCGGTGGCCCAGTAGGTGTCGACCTCCAGCGCGACGGCCGGGTCGAGCTGGTCGGCGAGGACTTCGAACGCGCTGCGGCCGCCGATCCGGGACTCCAGCTCCCACCAGTGGTTGTGGTAGCCGACGCGGACGCCGTGCTCGGCCGCGAGCTTGGCGGCGGCGTTGAGCGCCTCCGCCGTCGCGGCGATGTCGGCCGGGTCCTGCCACTGCTCGGGCTTGACCAGCGGGTCGATCACCAGGCCGATGCCCAGCTCGGCGGCCGCGGCGAAGACGGCCGCCTGGTCGGCGCCGAGCAGGCGGGCGTGCGCGGTCGGCGCGGTCAGGCCGTTGGCGGGCAGCCCGGCCCGCAGCGCGTCGGCGTTTTCGACGACCCCGTAGGGCTCCACCTGCGTGAAGCCGATCGCGGCGAGCCGCCGCAGGGTGTCGGCGGGATCGGCCGCGAAGGCGTCGCGGACCGAGTAAAGCTGCACGGAAAGGTCGCTCATCCCCAGCTCCTGAAGTCGCGGTGGGCTCTGCTCAATTTCTACCACCTGGTCAGAATTGACACCAGAAAATCGGCACCCGGTCCACCGGACGGCGGCACGGCGTGCCGGACGTCACCACAGTCCTTGTTTTGGCAAGCCGCCGTTGGGGCAGTAACGCCGGTGAGCGGGCGGAACGAACCGACGCGGGAGGTACCGGCAGTGGACAGGGCAGGGGACGAAGTGGACACGGGGGCGATCGGCCACCCGGGGTCCCGTCGCGACCTGACGGAACTGTCCGAGGCCGCGCTCGACCTCGACCGCCGGATCGACCAGCACCTCGAACGGCTGCGCCGGGAACGCACCGAGCGCGCCCGCGACGACATCCCGGACCAGCGGCTACGCCCGAGCGGCTGACCTCGGCTTCACTGCCCGGACGCGACCTACTACGCTGGGTGGCGCACAGCCACCGGCCGAAGTCCTGCGAGGTCGCCATGTCCGAAACCCTGTCGCCGAGCCAGAAGCCGGTGGGAGTCGATCCCGACCGGCCGAGCATCGCGCGGATCTACGACGGGTTCCTCGGCGGCAACAACTACTACGAGGTCGACCGCGTGGTCATGGAGAAGATCCGCACGGCGGTCCCCGAAGCGGTCGACATCGCCCGCGGCAACCGCGGGTTCCACAACCGCGCGCTGCGGATGCTGGCGAACCAGACCGGGATCCGGCAGTTCCTCGACTGCGGCTCCGGCCTGCCGACAGCGGAGAACACGCACCAGATCGTCCAGCGCATCGACAAGGACCACACGGTCGTCTACGTCGACAACGACCCGGTGGTCCTCGCGCACGGCCGCGCGCTGCTCGTCGAGAACGACTTCACGCACATGGTCGACGCGGACATCTTCAAGCCGGAAGCGGTGCTCGCGAACGAGGACGTGCTGCGGTACATCGACTTCTCCGAGCCGGTCGCGCTGCTGCACGTCGGCACGATGCACCACTTCGAGGGCGACGGCGCCGTCGACGTCATGCGCGAGTACATCGACGCGCTCGCCCCGGGTTCGTTCGTCGTGCTGTCGCACTTCTTCGACCCCGAGGTGCCGGAGCTGACCGAGATCGCCAAGCGCATCGAGCAGATCCTGGTCCAGGGCCCGCTCGGCGCCGGCCGGTTCCGCACCCGCGCCGAGATCGAAGCCATGCTGCCGGGGCTCGAGTTCGTCCAGCCCAACGCGACTTCGGAGCCGGGGCTGGCCGTGTGCGACCAGTGGTGGCCGGACGGCCCCCGCCTCACGCCGCTGTCCGGTTCGGCGCAGTGCGTGGCCGGGATCGTCGGCGTCAAGCGCTAACGCAGCCGCCACCGGTGATCGGCGGTCCCGGTGTCGCCGAACTGCACCACCTGCGCACTGTCCGCAGTGGACATCCGGTCCACGCCGAGCACCTTGCCCGAGTTGCGGTTCACGATCCGGAACCAGCCGCTGCCGTCGTCGCGCAGGCGCCACTCGTGGTCGGGTGAGCCGTTGTCGGTGAACTGGACGACGATCGCGCTGTCCGCGGTGGACATCCGGTCGACCCCCAGCACCTTGCCCGAGTTGACGTTGCGGATCAGGTACCAGCCGGCCGCCGTGGGTTCGAACGTCCACAGGTGATCCGCGGTGCCGTTGTCGGCGAACTGCACCACCCGCGCACTGTCCGCAGTGGACATCTGATCGACGCCGAGCACCTTGCCCGAATTGCGGTTCTCGATCCGCACCCGCCCGTCGGGCACCAGCCGCCACAGGTGATCGGCCGTCCCGGAGTCGGCGAACTGCACCACCTGCGCGCTGTCCGCGGTCGACATGCCCGCGACGCCGAGCACCTTGCCGGAGTTGCGGTTCTTCAGGCGCCACCAGCCGTCGCCGTTGTCCACCAGCTGCCAGAGGTGGTCCGCGGTGCCGTTGTCGGCGAACTGCACGACGATCGCGCTGTCCGCGGTGGACATCCGGTCCACGCCCAGCACCTTGCCCGAGTGGTGGTTGCGGATGCGGTACCAGCCGTCGCCGTTCGCCACCAGGTGCCAGACGTGGTCGTCGGTGCCGTTGTCGGCGAACTGCACCACCCGCGCACTGTCCGCAGTGGACATCTGATCGACGCCGAGCACCTTGCCGGAGTTGCGGTTCACGATCCGGATCCCCGCTCCCCCGCCGCCGGCCACCCACGGGGTCCCGTCCGGCGTGGCGGTCGGGAACGCCGTGATCCGCAGCCGCGCCGCGCCCATCGGGATCAGCGTGACCGTCTCCACCGGGGCCGCGCTGCGAGCCGGTGACGCCTGCAGCGGCGTGACGACGTCCTGGTCGTCCGCGGTCCACTCGGCGATCTTCCGCGCGGACGCGGTGATCTTGACCGGTGCCGTGTCCGGCGTGAACGGGTTCGACGGCAGCGTCCCGCCGGTCGCGGCGAACGTCAGCGCCGCGTCCGGGGCCAGCCCGTAGTTCCACGGCGTCGTCGCGTGCACCGCGTATTCGGGGAACTGCGCGGTGCCGCCCAGCCGCTCGTAGCTTTCGCCGATCTTCAGCGAGTACGTCAGCGGGCCGTGGTCGACGGACACCGAACCGTGGTTCGCCTGCCACGTCCGCAGGGTCGTGCGCTGCGGCAGCGTGAGCGTGACGACGTCACCGTCCGCCCAGGTGCGGTCGACCTTGGCGAACGCCGGCCCGGCCGGGGCCGTGACCGCCGCGCCCGCGACCGTGAGCCGCGGCGCCGCGCACCAGGCCGGGATCCGGAAGTAGAGCGGGAACGCCAGCCGCTTCGGCGTCCGGACCGTGAAGGTGACCTGCTCGGAGAACGGGTAGGTGGTGTCTTCGGTGATCGTCACGGCGGTGCCGTCGCCGACCTTCGCGGTGACGCTGCTGGCCGAGAACATCGCCGCGGCCAGCCCGTTGTCCGGGGTGGCGAGCCAGAGTTCTTCGGTGAAGTACGGCCAGCCCATGCCGTAGTTGTGCGGGCAGCAGCGGTACTGGTCGACACCCGGCAGGTAGGCCTGCATCGCGAAGCCGTTCTGGAACTGGCCTTCGCTCTTGGGCACGTTGTCGAGGTCGACGCTGTTCGCGCTGGTGATGTAGTGCACCGCGCGCCCGTCCGGGTCGAGCGACGCGGGCAGCGAGTTGAAGGCCAGGTCCTCGCAGCGGTCGGCCCACACGGGGTCGCCGGTCAGCCGGGTGAGCAGCTGGTGGCTCGCCATGAACTCGACGATCCCGCAGGTCTCGAAGCCCTGCCGCGGGTCGCCGAAGCCGGGCCGGGCGTTCTCGTCGCCGGCGAAGCCGCCACCCGGAAACTGGCCGTAGGTGGCCATCACGGTGTCGTAGCCGGCGTAGGTGGCCTGGGTCAGGCTCGCGTTGCCGGACCGCAGCGCGTACTGGGCGGGTTCGCGGAAGCCCTGGGCGATGTTGACGTTGTGCAGGCTCGGAAGGTTGTCGACCCAGCTCGCGCCGAAGCTGTGGATCTTGTCGGCGAGGTCGAGCAGGAAGGTGTCGCCGGTGCGGTTGAACAGCCAGAACACGCTGTCCAGGCCGTCGCCCCAGCGGACGGACACCCAGCTGGAGTCGAACGCGCTCTTGCCCTGGGCGTTCATGTAGCGGAGGAAGCGGGTGAGGAAGGGGACGATCCGCGGGTCGCCGGTGTACTCCTGCCAGGACCGCAGCGCCTGCAGCAACGGCAGGTACGGCCAGAAGTCGGGGCCGTTGTTGAGCGCGGTGCGCAACGCCGTGGGGCCGAAGAAGCCGTCGGACTGCTGCGTGGCGAGGATGGCGTCGATCCACTGGCCGGCGGTGGCCTTCGCGGTGGCGTCCCCGGTGACGGCCGCGAGGTCGACGTAGCCGCGCAGCCAGTAGGGCACCTCCTCCCAGCCGCCGCGCTCCGGGTGAACCCAGCCGCTGGTCGTGAAATCGAGGAAGTGCGAGGTCTCGGCGTAGTGCCCGCAGAGGCCGTCGAGCTGGAGCCGCAGCTGCCCGGCGAGCCAGCCGCGGGCGGTGACCGCGCCGGGCGGCAGCTTGAGGAAGGCGGTGGGCTGCAGGGGCGCCGCGTTGGGCGCGTAGAGGCCGCCCCGCGCGGGTGCCACCGTCCGGACGCGGAGCGCGGCGGCGGCGTTCGGCGGGTTCACCCCGGTCAGCAGGGTCGCGGCGACGGCTCCGGTGACGAACTGCCTGCGGCTCAGCGACACGGGTACCAGCCTCCGCTCGTCGTTACAACGTTGTAAAAACAGTCTTACCCGGTTGATACAACGTTGTAAATCCGCCGAACGTCGGTGCCGAGGCTCAGGCGATGGTGCGGATGCGGCGGATCGCGAAACAGACCAGTGCCGCCGTCAGCAGCACGAAAATGCCGGTTTCGATGGCCTGGAACGTCCAGAACCGGTCGCCCGGCTGGAATTCCAGCCAGTTGGTCGTGCCCGGTTCGGCCGCGCACTGCCCGGGCGGGCACGGGCCGAGCTGGGCCTTCGGGAGCACCACCTGCCCGTCGACGCGGACGTTCTGCGTCAGGATCCAGTCGCCCGACGCCGGGTTCGGGGTCTGCGTGCCGGTCGGGGAGAACGTCCGCACCTGAGCAGGCAGGTAGCCGGGCCGGGCGAGGACCTCGACCGCGATCCGGACGACCGCGTACCCGGCCAGCGCGAGCGCCATCGCCGGCACCACGCGCCGCCAGTACGTCCCCGCGAAGATTCCCAGTGCCAGCGCGAAAAGCGTGTACGCGACCGGCACGATCCCCTGGACGTCGAACGCGAGGAACGCGAGCCGGCCGGTGCTCGCGGTGACCAGCGGCTCGAACCACCACGACACACCCAGCGCGTACCCGGTCGCCAAAACCGCCGTGATCGCGCCGGTCATGCCGAAGGTGGTGAGCGCCCACCGCACCCGGCTCACGCCCTGTGTCCACACCAGACGGTGGGTGCCCTGCTCGACCTCGCGGGCCACCAGCGGCGCGCCGAAGAACACGCCGACCAGCGCGGGCAGGACCACGAAGAGGACGGCGACGAACTGCAGGTTCCCGAACTCCCGCTGGAACTGGTGGCCGAGGCTTTCGCACCGCGCCACCGCTTCGGTCTGCGTGATCATCGACGCGGTCCCGAGCGCCTCGCGGCACGTCCCGAGGCCGAAGTCGCCGAACTTCGCGCGCATCGCCAGCCCGGTCGGCACCATGACCGCCGCGAGCAGGCCGAGCACGGCGACCGCGAACAACGCGGGCTTGCGGTGGCGGCGCCAGGTCAGCCAGATCACGCGGGCACCTCCGCCGCGCCGAGGTGCCCGAGCACCAGGTCTTCCAGTCCCACTTCGTGTTCTGTCCACAGTGGATCGATCGGGCCGGTGCGGCGCACCAGCAGCGTCACCTGGCGTTCGGTGTGGTGGGCGCGCACGACCTGCGCGACGCCCGCGATCTCGTCGCTGCCCGCCCGCGGGCCGACGACCGTGCGGTGCGCGTCGAGCAGGTCGTCGACCGGACCGGCCAGCCGGACGCGGGCGTCCTGGAGGACGACCAGGTGATCGCAGGTGCGTTCGAGGTCGGTCAGCAGGTGCGACGAGAGCAGCACGGTGGTCCCGTGCTCGGCCACCGCGCCCATGAGCGTCCGCAGGAACTCGCGGCGGGCCAGCGGGTCCAGGCTCGCGATGGGCTCGTCGAGCAGCAGGAGCCGCGGCCGTTTGGCCAGTGCGAGCGCCAGCGCGACCTGCGCGCGCTGCCCGCCAGAGAGCTTGCCTGCGGGGCGGTCCAGCGGCACGCTGCCGAGCCGCTCCCGCGCCGCCGCGGCGTCCCAGCGGCGGTTCAGCTTGCCGCCCATGGTGATCAGCTCGGCCGCGGTGAAGTCCCGGTAGAGCGGGGTGTCCTGGGCGACGAAGCCGATTTCCGCGAGCGCGGCGGCGGGCGGCTGCCCGAACACGCGCACCTCGCCCGAATCCGGCCGCAGCAGCCCGGCGGCCAGGTGCAGGAGGGTGGTCTTGCCCGCACCGTTCGGCCCGACGAGCGCGACGATCCGCCCGGCCGGCACGGCCAGGTCGCAGTCGCGCAGGGCCCAGGTGCGGCGGTACCGCTTGCCCAGCCCGCGGGTTTCGACCGCCAGCTCCATCTCCGGCTCCCCTAGTTTCGCGCGTCCAGTGTTCATCGCCGGCCAGAAATGCGCCCCAATGTGGCATTGGGTGCGTCCAGCGCACCCAATGTGGCGTTCGGTGCGTCTGACGCACCCAACGCCACATTGGGGCGCTTGCCCCGCACGGCAACCGGCGTGGCGCGCACCGTCGTCGCGATCACCAGTTCATCCCCCGCTACCCGCGCGGTACCGCTGTTCCGCGCATGGTCGTCTCGATCAGCGCCGCGATGTCGTCCGGCGTCATGCCCGCCGCGTCGGCGCGCTCGAGCCAGGCCAGCAGCTCGTCGCGCAGGTTCGCCTGGGCGCCCAGCGACGGGCCGGCCAGGTCGCCGGTGACGAACGTGCCCACCCCCGGCCGTCCTTCGGCCAGGCCCTCCAGGACCAGCTCGCGGTAGGCCTTGAGCACCGTGTTCGGGTTGATCGCCAGCTCCTGCGCGACCTCGCGGACCTTCGGCAGCTGGTCGCCGGGGCGCAGCAGGCCGACCCGCAGCGCCTGCTTCACCTGCACGACGAGTTGCATGTACGTGGCGACCCGGGAACGGCCGTCCAGGACGAACTCGATCACCGGGACCTCCTACTGTCCTACACCAGTAAGACAACACCGGGAAGCGCGGCGCTGTCAAGGTGGTGCCCGCGGGCATAGGGTCTCGATCGGAAGGCACACCGGCACCGGGAGGCAGGCATGGCGTTGTTGGACGCGCTGAGCAAGGCGATCACCTCGGGGGCGGTCGAGATCGTCGACCTGACCGCGCCCCTGAGCTCGAGCACGCCGATCCTGCGGCTGCCGGAGCCGTTCGCCAACACCATCCCGTTCCGGCTCGAGGAGATCAGCCGCTACGACGAGCGCGGGCCGCGCTGGTACTGGAACGACATCCACACCGGCGAGCACACCGGCACCCACCTCGACGCGCCCGTGCACTGGGTGTCCGGAAAGGACGGTCACGACGTCTCGCGGGTGCCGCTGAAGACGCTCGTCGCGCCCGCGGTCGTCCTCGACTTCTCCGCGCGGGCGGCCCAGGACCCGGACTTCCTGCTCTCGATCGACGACGTCCGCGCCTGGACGGCCGAGCACGGCC harbors:
- a CDS encoding MerR family transcriptional regulator, with the protein product MFSIGDFARHGRVSVRMLRHYDALGLLRPARVDPATGYRSYTAGQLARLNRIVALKDLGFTLEQVATLLADEITAEQVRGMLTLRRAELEASLAEGAARLAQVEARLRTIDAPDVVIKQLPAMRVVELTGLAAGFAPESIGPVVRPLCAELGRRLSTADVTPAGRLTCYYEQRAEDEVVVHAALPASIGPGDLNGLAVADLPATRAATLVHRGAIDGVLPSWQAVVRWIADHGFTSAGAQRELYLDCPADPAGWVTELQEPVG
- a CDS encoding TetR/AcrR family transcriptional regulator; translated protein: MTGGYLKGRIRREDIITAAAAAYGELGYHGSSLREIAKRVGISHAGLLYHFPTKEALLAAVLERRDADDSEREQLQVPAGLEVLRHFVALAEHNVRHPGIVDLYSRLAAEAVAPDHPAHDYFQRHYRAARASVHESFEVLAARGQLRAGAEPALAALTFIALMDGLQVQWLTVPGDVDLVGSLRFYLRNLLTVPF
- a CDS encoding cation diffusion facilitator family transporter; this encodes MTGHGHGHRHSRWRPHSHDSTDRLDHALETSRRGVRTLVWSFVALFVTAVAQLGLVLVTGSVALLGDTIHNFADALTAVPLGIAFLLGRRAATRRYTYGLGRAEDLAGVVVVLVVAASAAIAGYESVVRLLHPAPVAHPWVVAAAGVVGFAGNELVARYRIKVGREIGSAALVADGLHARTDGFTSLAVVAGAAGVALGVPIADPIVGLGITVAILFVLRDAAKEVFRRLLDAVDPASVELAERTALDVEGVLGARDLRMRWIGHHLRAELAVTVAADLTVEAAHALAHRVEHRLVHTIPRLTAVVVHTEPSAGADRAHEAVAH
- a CDS encoding Gfo/Idh/MocA family protein: MTGGPVGVGFVGAGVISGTYLENLTSFPDVRVLRIADLDTERAAARAAEYGVPRSGTVAELLDDPDVELVVNLTVPVAHVEVGLAALEAGKHVWAEKPLALDRQTGRKLLDRAREKNLRVASAPDTVLGAGLQTARQALDGGRIGRPLTALALFQVAGPELWHPAPEFYYQPGGGPLLDMGPYYLTALVHLLGPVRRVTGAGGRARDTRVVGSGPRAGTEFPVLVPTTVTALVEFERGSAQLVLSFDSALKRAGVVELTGTLGTAVLPDPNRFDGSTVLHLIGHDEPEELAPSGHPASRGTGALELARAIRAGVPERASGELAYHVLDAMLSIEESLTRGQTVEVASTVEVPPALPPGWDPYAKTL
- a CDS encoding DeoR/GlpR family DNA-binding transcription regulator, which gives rise to MKSAERQQVIVARLRDADQVGVAELAAATGASEMTVRRDLDNLASRGVLRRVHGGAVPASPSGVEPPFAARATAAVAAKRAIAAAAAELIRDGETVVLDSGTTALELARLLRDRPVTVMPLSLHAARELADAPDVRLLLPGGEPRPGEQALVGPLTLASLRALRFDVAVLSPCAFGLDEGLTAFDLADAEVKRQALAVSARAIVLADGAKWGRAALAHVCPAERPDVVITDPGAPEDQRAALTERGVLVHVAVPTTTESR
- a CDS encoding MFS transporter codes for the protein MTTAPPRPRAARFATFMFFGVNGFGMGMWVVHIPNVERATGISHSTLGALLLVLGGAAFAGMQVAGPLVDKLGHRRLVPAAGVFLGLALCAPGFADSWWTLGLGLALFGFGNGAIDVGMNAHAVVVERAYPRPIMAAFHAMWSIGGAIAAVIGAATLGAGVPTGVTLTGTGLLCVVLSLVSARFLMEPSDAPAAVSAEPEAAPARRRTPGRVVWLLGLLALALMLSEGVANDWAALHMEKVLGTSASTAAFAYGAFAVAMTTGRFLTDRVAAWAGPAAIVRYGAALAAVGLTIAAAAPWVPVSLVGWALFGLGLSGGVPQLFTAAGNLDTRASGALMARVVGLGYVGLLAGPAVIGGLTHWLPLNVTFALPVILCVLAALFAGVLSPKPEPAEQPVA
- a CDS encoding ArsR/SmtB family transcription factor, producing MHASLPEFDMPTEEQVHLAAESFRLLADPTRIKVLWALLQGESSVACLAELAGAAPTAVSQHLAKLRLAGLVKGRREGTFVYYSAADNHVRGLLAQALHHAEHVDREIPAGDHAHHPA